A region of the Silene latifolia isolate original U9 population chromosome 9, ASM4854445v1, whole genome shotgun sequence genome:
tgCCAAGTGATCCGAGGCATAAGATGGAAGTGCGACGTTGTTCTTCTCATTTCATCTACTACAAAGGGACATTGTATCGCCGATCGTTCAATAGACTTTGGCTACGATGTCTTGATGAAGATGAAGGTCGGCACGCCATGGAGGAAGCTCATGCTGGTATATGTGGTGCTCACCAATCGGGACCAAAGTTGTGCGACCGAATCAAAAGAATGGGCGTTTACTGGCCTACGATGGTGCAAGACTGCATGGATTACGCAAAGAAGTGTGACACATGCCAGTTTCATTGAAATTTTATCCATCAACCGCCGGAGGTTCTCCATCCCACTGTCGCATCATGGCCTTTTGAAGCTTGGGGACTCGATGTAGTTGGACCTTTGCCAAATAAGTCGTCCGCTGGACATCTATACATCTTGGCCGGAACTGATTATTTTTCGAAATGGGCGGAAGCTGTTCCCTTTCGAGAAGTGAAAAAGGAGAATGTCGTGGACTTCGTGCGAACACAAACTATATATCGATATGGCGTCCCAAGGTACATCATTACCGATAATGGCAAACCCTTCTTCAATAAGCTCATGGATGCCTTGATTGAAAAGTTCAAGTTCGCGCAACACAAATCGTCAATGTATAATGCGCCAGCCAACGGTCTCGCCGAAGCCTTCAACAAGACTCTATGCAATCTGTTGAAGAAAATGGTTTCAAAATCAAAGCGTGATTAGCATGAGAGGCTTGGAGAAGCACTCTGGGCATATCGCACCACGTATAGAACTCCTACCCAGTCAACGCCTTATGCCTTGGTTTACGGAGTAGAGGAGGACCTTCCACTTGAATTGGAGATTCCTTCTCTTTGTATGGCTGTTCAAATGGGTCTGGCGGAAGGTGAAAATGACAAGCTACGTTTGGCCGAACTCGAAGCTCTTGACGAAAAAAGGCTTGATGCGCAACAAAAATTGGAGTGCTACCAGGCTCGACTATCAAGGGCGTTCAATAAAAAAGTTCGTCCTAGATCTTTTCAAGTTGGCGATATGGTCTTGGCAATTCGAAGACCCGTCATAATGCCTCGTAAAGCCGGAAGTAAATTCACCTCCAAGTGGGACGGACCTTATGTTGTGCAAGAAGTGTACACCAACGACGCGTACAAGATTGTCGATAGTGAAGGAGTACGTGTTGGTCCGATCAACGCCAAGTTTTTGAAGCGCTATTACGCATAAGACGACGATTCTGCAATAAGCCCCTAACCACGAGCCTAAACtgcacaccaaaaaaaaaacgtttttcccaaaaaaaaaaaatccaaaaaaaaaaatcacaaaaaaaaacgatccaaacaaaaaaaaaaaaaaaaagatctctTTAAGGAACTACGTTGCCTTGATCCTGCGAAGTATGTTACTTTGTAGATACGTACTACGTAGGAAGCTTAAGTAAAATCCTTTTACTTAGGTGCGGCCAAACCCTCGAAAAAAAATCAATTCTGTTTTGTTcgaactacgttggcttgatctcGTAAAGTACATCCGTTCGTGCTTTATGGGTACGTAGGCAGTTGAAGTAAACATCTTGCTTAGTCCagccacaccaaaaaaaaaaccttttactCCTCGCCCATAAGAGTATAAACTATGTAcgacaaaacaaaataaatataTGAGATTGAGATATAAAAAAAAACTCAACTTATTATTATTCATCCTTAAAAAAAAACGCACACTCTTAAGTGTCAAAAGAAAAACGTATCTAaaacaaagacaaaaaaaaagataCAACAAATGACATCATAGAAGCCACTGCAAGTTCTTCAAAGTTTCAGAAGCTTCAGTGAAAGCTTTCTCAGCTTGTTCGATCTTCCCGGCTTCTTCTTTTGCAGTCGTCATACGTGCTTCCAAAGAGGACTTATCGTGAGTCAAAGTCTTGACaattgaggctcgatcgagtttcTTCTTTTTTGCAGCAGCAATAGACGCAACCGACTGTTGTTTCCTCGCATGTACTTCCTCCAATTCCTTCTTCAACCGCTCTTTTTTTGACGCATCTTCCTCGAAATTCCTTTGAAAAGTCTCGAGTTCTTTTGTTGCTTGATCTTCCAAAGATGCAGCACTCGAAATACGATCGTCGATATCCTTAATCTGTTCCTCAAGCTCCAAAGGATGAGGCTGATTCATCGTGTATTCTCCTCCCACAGTTTGAAGTTGTAAAGCAGCCTTAAAATAATTCTCTACATGGGCACGAAGAGCGGAGACATCAACATTCTTTGACCTGAAATACTCAAAGACGGCCTCACAGTCCTTTTCAAGTGCTCGAATCTCGGCGACGGGAGATACCAACAACTTTGCTCGCAACTTGCTCGCCATAGACAAATACGCTTGTCGCTCAGTTTCAAGGATCGTGTTTTCTGCGAAGGAAACTTCTTTGGTTGGACTCATAATGGCATCAAACATCGCTTTCTCTGTAGGACTATCGGGATTTAATACAACATGAAGGTCTGAAAAATCATCTACGGTTCTCAACAAAGGCATGAAACCCTACGAAAAAAACGGGGTTaatgatattaaaaaaaaaaaagcatttacctcttcaatgacAGGAAAGTCGTCAGTTGTAAGAAATCCGTCCGCTTCAGGAACGTCGTCAAGAAGGTGCCGAATACTAGGTTCCTCAGCCTTGTATCCAAACGATCGAGTGCTAGTAGGATTTTCTTTTACATTATCCTTCACAGGAAGAGCCTCTTTGTCCAAAGACGAACGAGCCAGGCTAGGAGTAAATTTCACCTTCGAGGAAACCGACAAAGATGTACAAGTTGCATCGTTCAAATTTGCGTCGTTCAAGTTGCTCTGACCCTTTGGTGGTGATGGCCTCTTCTTCAAAGTTTGATCCACCTGACTTTGAGCACGTTTCGCTTTCTTTTTTTACTCTGGTACGGCATGACTCGCGGATGACTGGAGTGAGCTTTGTGTAATCTTTACCTTCAAAGGACGTTTCACAAAGTTATCCGAGCTCGCCAAACCTTGAACTATATCTCGCTTTCTTTTCACAACCTTCATTATTGGAGTGACATCATTGTCGTCAGGAGATTTAGAAGACCTTATAACCTCATTCAGAAGTGGAGATTTGGAAGACATTCTAGCCTCATTCAAAAGTGGAGATTTTGAAGACCGCCTGACCTCACTCTGAAGCAGAGATTTTGATGACTTTCTAACCTCGTGTGGAATTATTAACTCAGAAAATCGCTTCAACCAAGTCGCATAAGCCGGAGTGACTGAAGTTCCAATTTTGGAATCTTCTTGCGGGATGATAAACCGTGAATTTGTTCTCAAGCAAATAGAAGTCATGAACAATTGGAAAAGGCGTTCGAGGTTGCCACCACGAATATCACGATCAAGTACACCTGGAACATCCTGATGAAAACCTAGTTGTCGCGCAAAGCGATGAGGACTATACGGTTCAACGATGTAGTTGTCATCATGCCTTAAAGTTAAGAAGCTGGACCGCGATGCAATAAGAAAGTCTTTCGGTCGACGCATCATGTTACGGCCATCATCCTTGTATTCTGCATCTTCCTTAGTCCCATGAAATGTGGAGTGCCACGAAACCTGGGTGCCAGATCGAATCCGTTCTTTTGCCTCAGTAGACCGAAAAGTTTTGACAGCATCGAGACCTTGAAACTCGATCATAGTGCCTTCAACAAACGAATGGCCAACAGAGCTATGTTAAAGAAAGTACTTGGCAAGCCACCCGTAAACATAGTGTGCAGCAAAGTGTCCATGATCCTTGCCCGGCGTTGCCGAAGTAGAAATGTCGTTCAGACCTCGATAAATGCTCTCTAATACTGGTATGGCCAAAGAGACCATCTGGTTGCTCGCTAACAAAGAAGAAACTTTAAAGACGCTCGCTCGTATGTGGCCTAGATCGAGAACAGGGAGAACAAATGCGCAGAGCCAACAAGAAAGGAAGGATGCAAGATATGTCTGTCGTCTCTCTGCCTCCGGAACGCCTAAAATAAGAAAGAAGTCATGAGTGGTCTCGTCCCATTGCGAAGGTTCACCGTATGAAGAAAAATCTTGTCGTAGAATCGGGAAATGTGCTTTCTTTGATGCATTAGACGAAGGAAAATACTTGGAGGTGCCTTTAAACCAAAAGCGACACCAGTCTTCAAAGGGCACTTTACCATTCTTATTCGCCGAAAGAGAAATCTGGTGAAACGCAGAAAATAAATACTTGCAACTTGGGGGCAAATACGGTTGAACGTTCTCATCAAATCCCTGGAGTTATTCGACCGAAGGCGCTACTTCATCATAAAATGAGCCCGTTAGAGGCAGTCCGGTGATAGAGCGGATATCCCAAAGGCTGATTGAAATTTCTCCCGCCGCTGTCAATAAAGTGTTAGTCTGTGGACACCAAAAATCGCAAAATGACTCAACTAGCTGACTACTGCGGCGGTAAAGGAAAAGTGAGGCGTAAACTGCTTCATAAATGTAGACAGATCTCAAACTGTTGCGACACTCGCAAAGAATGTCTTCTAACCATTCCCAGTAGCGCGGAATATAAGAAAATTCATATCCAAAGTGAAAACTGCCGTTTAGTTGAGCTTCGCCTCTGGAGCATCGAGAGTGTAAGAGCTTCGAGAAGGATGGCGTGTCGGCACTTTCTCGATGATGTGACGAAAGGAGCACCAACAATGGTTTTTCAAGTTTCTGCCACCAGCAATTCAGATTTGACGGATACGTCAACGGCAACCACGACTCAGCAAAGGGACCCGTCATCGAAGGAAATATGGTGTGTTTAACTCCATTATTTGCTTCGTCATCAGCACCGTCAATCGTCACCAAATACTTCTTGCCAGACGTTTTAGATTCGCTCGTCTTGAAGTGCACTATATCGTCTCCTAAAACAAAAAGACAAACCAAATTACTACTCATATttccttttcaaaaaaaaaatgggaAAAGAAATATAAAGTGAGGTAATGTGGTGTGGACCACGTAGTCACATGTTACCAACAAGCAAACaagaaagaaagaaaccaaaccatcccccgtaatcacatccaagattttcaaaaaaaaaaaaaaagggaaaaaaatcaatcaagtgtGGTGTAAGTGTGTAAGCCACGTATTTCCAAAGCAGAGAAAGAAAAGTAAATCATCTAAATGCTTCGTTATCCTGTAAACCCACAAAGGccactttcaaaaaaaaaattgattaaaaaacaaaatcaaacaaaaaaaacccaaattaaATCAGCCATTGATCTTAAGTTGAGTATGTGTCTGCTGGTAATTTTGAATTCGAGTTCCACAATAACTTGAAATTTGCACCAAATTTAACTTATTCCGTGTCGTCGGAGTCACATGTCAGAGATTACAATTGGTTCCAAGTAGATCGCTGACCACACATCATCGAATTTCGCCTGTTAAAGCGTGGTCATAGGCTCGGCGCCGGGATCATCTTCACGGAGCAGAAGGCAAACGTATTCCTGTGGTATCAAGCTTATGGCTAGCGTGTCGATTACGGTTGTCACAGTCATCAGGACGGGGAAGCACCAGGATTGGTTTTGTGACCATTGATCAGGCGTGTGACGGGTTTGCCGTCGTCGTCGGAGGCTGGAATCAAGAGAACAACGAGGAGCATTGAATCACTAGTTTTGCAAAACGCGGTGCGGTAGTTGGCAAGCTGTAGATTACTTTGTTTCCGTACGGCGATTAATGTAGCGTCGGATTCGACTTTAAGACGAGCGAGACTAATTCAAAAGCATGGCAGGCACGGTCAACGAGGTATGCTCAATGTAAATCTCACCGCCAAGCTCAATGACCACCTCGATTTCGCAGTTCACACGCCAAAAGAGGGGtgaattttgaactttgagaaTCGCGGTCAGAAGAGTCGGCTTCTCGTTGTCGGCAGTTGAGGCAAACTTGAGCTCTTCCGTTATCAATGGTGTAAAATTATAGAGGCTTTCCCTTCCTTTTATACTCGAGCAACAAGCAGAGTTACGGAAACAAGATTTCGCGGAGACGGTAATCTGGAAATTCCTTGCGAGAGAGGACAAACAATCAATTGATCTCAGCAAGAATACCATATTTTCGACCTTTAGCAAAAGGAAAAGTTTCcaaaaaagaaagagaagcaatggaaaaagggataataagaaaaataattttattACTCCTTTCTTAAATTCCAATTTTTGAGTTGGTACAAGAAGAGCTGGAATTACGTAGTCAAATGGGCAGAGATTAAAGACAAGATCCTTAATTTGGCGTAAGACAaactaaggctctgtttggcaaaactacctgaaaatgtagctgaaacctgaaaaggtagctgaaaactgaaaagctaactgaaacctgaaaaggtaactgataaggtagctgaaaattatgagctgataaggtaactaattatataaaaatgtgtttggtaaactagctgaaaaggtagttgattttggtaaaatgacgtaaaaggatatgaaaatgatttaatattatagaataaaggggtaaaaaatggaaaataagtcatttcaggtacctgatttctcaaatgctacctgaggtagcatttcatttcaggtaccatATTTCACCAagtaagctacttgccaaacacttgcaaaaaaatcaggtagctgaccttttggtcaaataagctacctgaagtgtcgtgccaaacggagcctaacTACGGCGTGAAATATCGATCAATAGAAAAATCAAGAAGCAGATAAGAGCAAGCTCAGACAGAGCTGTAGTAGTGAAATATGTTAAGTCGAGACCCGA
Encoded here:
- the LOC141600898 gene encoding uncharacterized protein LOC141600898 produces the protein MALEMGCKYLDIYGDSKLIINQLLGEYEVKEDSLVPYHKLAFRLLQNFDSFFLDHVPRSANKMADALANIAATLALGASVPTTVPICKRWVVLPEAEDDDSTEDVNAISVYVVDKEDWRQLIIDYLEHNKLPSDPRHKMEVRRCSSHFIYYKGTLYRRSFNRLWLRCLDEDEGRHAMEEAHAAWGLDVVGPLPNKSSAGHLYILAGTDYFSKWAEAVPFREVKKENVVDFVRTQTIYRYGVPRYIITDNGKPFFNKLMDALIEKFKFAQHKSSMYNAPANGLAEAFNKTLCNLLKKMSTPYALVYGVEEDLPLELEIPSLCMAVQMGLAEGENDKLRLAELEALDEKRLDAQQKLECYQARLSRAFNKKVRPRSFQVGDMVLAIRRPVIMPRKAGSKFTSKWDGPYVVQEVYTNDAYKIVDSEGVRVGPINAKFLKRYYA